One Candidatus Eremiobacterota bacterium genomic window carries:
- a CDS encoding SDR family oxidoreductase, producing the protein MEDYTWFERSHVAIVTGASKGLGLAVARELARAGISLVIDARGADALDAAERELSQLTPVVALAGDVADGAHVHRLVEAAEQHFGRIDLIVNNASTIGRSPLPALDQLSPAVFDRIFTTNVYAPLHLIQHALPIMRRNGGGTIVNVSSDAAVEAYAGWGGYGSAKAALEHLSRILAEELDGSGIGVIVADPGDMDTELHHAAVPDADRSALADPRDVAPALLRAIASPRGAFTRVQLQSPAFASPAVATSASPAAALSS; encoded by the coding sequence ATGGAAGACTACACCTGGTTCGAGCGCTCGCACGTCGCGATCGTCACCGGCGCTTCGAAAGGACTCGGGCTCGCGGTCGCGCGCGAGCTGGCCCGCGCCGGCATCTCGCTCGTGATCGACGCGCGCGGCGCCGACGCGCTTGACGCGGCGGAACGCGAGCTCTCGCAGCTCACGCCGGTCGTCGCGCTCGCCGGCGACGTCGCCGACGGCGCGCACGTCCACCGTCTGGTCGAAGCCGCCGAGCAGCACTTCGGCCGCATCGACCTGATCGTCAACAACGCCTCGACGATCGGCCGCTCCCCCTTACCGGCGCTCGATCAACTTTCGCCCGCGGTCTTCGACCGCATCTTCACCACCAACGTCTACGCCCCGCTGCACCTGATCCAGCACGCGCTCCCGATCATGCGCCGCAACGGCGGCGGCACGATCGTGAACGTCAGCTCCGACGCGGCGGTCGAAGCATACGCGGGCTGGGGCGGTTACGGCTCGGCGAAAGCCGCGCTCGAGCACCTCTCGCGCATCCTCGCCGAAGAGCTCGACGGCAGCGGGATCGGCGTGATCGTCGCGGACCCCGGCGACATGGACACCGAGCTGCACCACGCCGCCGTCCCCGACGCGGACCGCTCAGCGCTCGCCGACCCGCGCGACGTCGCGCCAGCGCTCTTGCGCGCGATCGCCTCCCCGCGCGGCGCCTTCACGCGCGTGCAGCTCCAGTCGCCGGCGTTCGCGTCGCCGGCGGTCGCAACGTCTGCGTCGCCCGCTGCCGCCCTGTCATCCTGA
- a CDS encoding response regulator transcription factor has product MIRVAIVDDHPIVTDGVVANLRAAGEIEVVATGAGAADAVALASAQRPDVLILDLELGGRSGLDAISEIKAASPATRIVVFSAYAGEERVASAFERGADSYVLKGTSSDELVAVVRAVAAGKPLIPGEIAAQLARAVRQPRRDRLTEREREILGFLAAGLSNRAIGERLGITERTVKFHVGEILARLGASNRAQAVAIAKARGLA; this is encoded by the coding sequence ATGATTCGGGTTGCGATCGTCGACGACCATCCGATCGTCACCGACGGCGTCGTCGCGAACCTGCGCGCGGCCGGCGAGATCGAGGTCGTCGCGACGGGCGCCGGCGCCGCGGACGCGGTCGCGCTGGCGAGCGCGCAGCGGCCCGACGTGCTGATCCTCGACTTGGAGCTCGGCGGGCGCAGCGGGCTCGACGCGATATCGGAGATCAAAGCAGCCTCGCCGGCGACGCGGATCGTGGTCTTCAGCGCCTACGCCGGCGAGGAGCGCGTCGCGAGCGCGTTCGAGCGCGGCGCCGACTCATACGTGCTCAAAGGAACCTCGAGCGACGAGCTGGTCGCGGTCGTGCGCGCCGTCGCCGCGGGGAAGCCGCTGATCCCCGGCGAGATCGCCGCGCAGCTCGCGCGCGCGGTGCGCCAGCCGCGCCGCGACCGGCTCACGGAGCGCGAGCGCGAGATCCTGGGCTTCCTCGCCGCCGGCCTGTCGAACCGCGCGATCGGCGAGCGGCTCGGCATCACCGAGCGGACCGTGAAGTTCCACGTCGGCGAGATCCTGGCGCGGCTCGGCGCCAGCAACCGCGCCCAGGCGGTCGCGATCGCGAAGGCGCGCGGGCTGGCCTGA